The nucleotide sequence ATAAAATAGTTAATTGACCATTTTTAACTGTCTGCACGCTACGTCGATCTGGCAATTTCGTTGCAAAATAGATTAACCGATCTTGTTCCGATCTTGATCTTATATTTCGCCAGAAATAATCCAGGTCCCCTCTTGTCGCCCAAACCTGCTTTAACTTACGTTGAGCAAACCGCCTAATTGGATAGAATAACCTAAATTTCCAAGAAGCAGAGACCTCATATAAATCCGCTCCCCAAATATGCCAGATGATATTTTCTGCAGGTAGCTTACCTAACGCAATAGCAAGCCAAATCCATACATTAAACTGCCCGTGTAAGATAAAACAAGCGGTCGGATTTTGCTGATTTTTTGCAATTATCGCTTTAACTATCATTTTTTGGGAGGAAAAGAATGTTATCTCTAAATTAGGAAAAGCAGATTTTATCGTCTTCCCACCCACTACATAAAAATAATGAGAAGAAGCCGGCAAAGTAGGTAAAAGCTCTTGTTGAAAAAACGTTAAAACACGCTGATTATGGTGCGGAATATCCGAGCCTAAAATATGATAAATCGGTGTCATAACATCATTTTCTCCAAGTCATTCGAGTCAAATAAATTTTAACAAAAATTTATGCTTTTTCTGAAACTTCTTTTATGTAAACCACACTAAAAAGTGCTATGATAGCAAAGTTTTTCTTATCATTTTTCTCCTATTTTTCCAACGAGGACTTATTTTACTATGTCAAACGCTATCGCTAATGTGTCTAAACTGATCCAAGACAATGATATTAAATTTGTCTTATTAAAATTTACCGATATTAAAGGTAAAGAACACGGAGTTTCTCTGCCTGTCAGCTTAGTCGCCAACGATCTTGAAGACTTATTTGAGGAAGGCAAAATGTTCGACGGCTCGTCCGTTGAAGGTTGGAAGGCAATCAATAAAGCCGATATGCTTTTAATGCCAATCGCTGAAACCGCTGTGGTTGACCCTTTCGCTCGCATCCCTACCCTCACTATCCGCTGTTCAATCTACGACCCTAACACAATGCAGTCTTATGACCGCGACCCTCGCTCTATCGCAACTCGTGCTGAAAATTACCTAAAATCAACAGGTATTGCAGATAGCGTGATGTTTGGTCCTGAACCTGAATTTTTCTTGTTTGATGATGTTCGTTTCAGCACCGAAGCGAATAATGTGTCGTATAAAATTGATGATGTAGAAGCAGCTTGGAATACCAACCGTAAATTTGAAGATGGTAACAATGGCTATCGCCCGCTGAAAAAAGGTGGCTATTGTGCGGTGGCTCCAATCGACACCGCTCACGATATTCGTTCAGAAATGTGCTTGTTAATGGAAGAGATGGGCTTAGTGATTGAAGCTCACCACCACGAAGTGGCAACAGCAGGACAAAATGAAATCGCAACCCGCTTTAACAGCTTAACGTTAAAAGCAGACGAAACCCAAATCTACAAATACATCGTGCAAAACGTAGCAGTGGAACACGGCAAAACAGCGTGCTTTATGCCAAAACCGTTTGCCGGCGACAACGGCTCGGGAATGCACTGTAATATGTCGTTAAGCAAAGACGGCAAAAACGTGTTTATGGGTGACAAATACGCAGGTTTATCTGAAACTGCCCTTTACTACATCGGTGGTATCATCAAACACGCTAAAGCGTTAAATGCGTTCACCAACCCAACCACAAACTCATACAAACGCTTAGTGCCGGGCTTTGAAGCTCCAGTATTGTTAGCATATTCGGCAAGTAACCGTTCTGCTTCAATCCGTATTCCGGCAGTAACTAGCCCGAAAGCAACTCGTGTAGAAGCTCGCTTCCCAGATCCAATGGCGAACCCATACCTCTGCTTTGCCGCATTATTAATGGCTGGTTTAGACGGTGTGATCAACAAAATCCACCCGGGCGATGCAATGGATAAAAACCTTTACGACTTACCGCCGGAAGAGCTGAAAGATATTCCAACCGTGGCATCTTCTTTAGAAGTTGCATTAGATGCATTAAGCAACGATTTCGAGTTCTTAACCCAAGGCGGCGTATTCACTAAAGATTTCATCGAAGCTTACATCGGCATTCGCCGTAAAGAAGTTGAGCGTGTGAATATGACCCCACACCCTGTGGAGTTTGAACTTTACTACGCTTAATAAATAAGTCTAGAGCAAAAACAAACGGCTGAAATAATTTCAGCCGTTTTTTGTTATTTCTGCATAAATTCAATCACAGCTTTGATGACCCGATCTTGCTCTTGCTCGCTTAAATTGTAGAACAGCGGCAATCGTACCAACCTTTCGCTCTCTTTCGTGGTGAAACGATCCTCCCCCGAAAATCGCCCGAATTTCTGCCCTGCAGGGCTGGAGTGCAGCGGTACATAGTGGAACACCGCTAAAATCCCCCGAGCTTTCATAAACGAAATAAATGCTGAACGCTCGCTCAAATCGTCTAATTTCAGATAAAACAGATGCCCGTTGTGTTGGCAATGTTCAGGAATTTTCGGTAACGCTACTTTTCCAGTCTGTTCTAACGGCGAAAAGGCCTGCTGATAATGCTGCCAAAGTGCCAGCCGCTTTTGGTTAATTTGCTCCGCAACTTCAAGTTGAGCATAAAGATACGCCGCTTGAATTTCCGACATCAAAAAGCTTGAGCCAATATCTTGCCAGTGGTATTTGTCCACCTCGCCACGGAAAAAGCGGCTGCGATCTGTCCCTTTCTCTCGCAAGATCTCCGCTCTGGCGATCAAAGCAGGATCATTCAGCACAATCGCACCACCCTCGCCACCCGCCGAGTAATTTTTGGTTTCGTGAAAACTATAGCAACCAATATGCCCGATTGAACCTAATGCCCCGCCTTGATAAAACGCATTTACCCCTTGGGCGGCATCTTCCACCACAAACAAAAGGTGTTTTTGGGCAACCGCCATTATTTTCTCCATCTCGCACGCCACACCGGCATAATGCACCGCCACAATCGCTTTGGTTTTCGGCGTGATCGCTTGCTCAATAAGATTCTCATCAAGATTCATCGTATCGGGGCGAATATCCACAAACACGATTTTCGCCCCACGCAGCACAAAAGCGTTGGCGGAGGAAACGAAAGTGTAACTCGGCATAATCACTTCATCACCGGCCTGAATATCAAGCAAAATCGCTGCCATCTCTAAAGCCGCCGTGCAAGAAGGCGTGAGTAGCACTTTGGAATGGGTTAAGTGCTGCTCCAGCCACCGCTCACAACCTTGAGTAAATTCACCACCACCGGAAAGTTTGCCTGTCGCCATTGCTTTTTGCATGAAATGCAGCTCCGAGCCTACAATCGGAGGACGGTTGAAAGGGATAAAATTGAGGGTCATCGTTCTCCCCTATGCAGGGGCGTATTACATACGTCCTGTTGTGTGTTGTCATTTGCAAAATAAAACCAATAATTCACCGCTTGTATGCTTGCCCCAGCACGTTGATATAACCGAATGGCGGCTAGGTTGTTGGTTTGGGTAGCAATGTTCAACTGTTTGACATTTTGCTGTTTCGCCCAACTGGCGGCGGCATTCAATAATGCCGAGCCGATTCCCTGCTTTTGGAAATTTGGGGCAATTGTTAACAAACCGATTTTGGCGTGTTGATGTTGTTCGAGCCGCACCGTCACACCGCCTTGAATTTGCCCTTGTGCATTTTTCTGCACCAAGCAAATATCATCAAATTCGCCTTTCACCGCTGCTTCAATCCACTTTTGGTAAAAACGCTGATTTTCCTGCAGCGAAAAATAGGGCGGGCGGAAACGACTGTTTGGAAAAGCCGAACCAAATAAACTTTTAAGCTCTGTTAGAGCTGCTAATTCCGCTGGCGTGCAAGCGGTCATTTTTGGCGAAAAGTTTGCAAGTTCGAGAGCAAATTCGATTTCGCCCTCCACAAATTGAAAACCTTGCTGTTGGAGCTGCTCGATTTGGGCAACATCCTCCGCCGGTACTTTCGCCTGAATGATTTCCCTGCCGAAAAAATCGGAAAGCCATTTATCTGCTATCTGCTCCGTCATCATTTTCTCCATACGCCTCGGCAATCCACCATAAAGCGTTGTGAAATCTGCTCCGCTGGGATTTGCTTAAATAGGGAATGATCCACCAACAGCACCAAAATATCTGCCTGTTTCAAGGCGAAATCCAGCTTGACCAATTCCGCATTTTCAAGCTCGATATGTTGGATATTTGGCTCTGCCGCCAGCACTTTGCCTTTGTGCCACGCGGCGACTTTTTGGGTAATCTGCAACGCTGGGCTTTCACGTAAATCATCAATATCGGGCTTGAACGCCAAGCCCAAACAAGCAATCGTCAGCTCGCTCGGCTTGCAATCTTTCTCTGCCGCACACTCGGCAACCGTTGCTTTGATTTTCTCAAATACCCAATTCGGTTTACTGTCATTCACCTCTCGGGCGGTGCGAATCAAGCGAGCTAATTCTGGGGATTTTTTCACAATAAACCACGGATCGACCGCAATGCAATGTCCGCCCACGCCAGCCCCCGGTTCAAGAATGTTTACTCTCGGGTGGCGGTTAGCAAGCTCAATCAATTCCCAAACGTTGATGTTCAACTCATCGCAAAGCATTGAAAGCTCGTTGGCAAAGGCAATGTTTACATCACGGAAGCTGTTTTCCACCAGCTTGCACATTTCCGCCGTGCGTGCAGTGGTTTTCACGCATTCGCCTTTTGCAAAAAGTTGGTATAAATCCACCGCTTGTTGGCTACATTTTTCGCTTAAGCCGCCGATAATGCGGTCATTT is from Mannheimia varigena and encodes:
- a CDS encoding TDP-N-acetylfucosamine:lipid II N-acetylfucosaminyltransferase encodes the protein MTPIYHILGSDIPHHNQRVLTFFQQELLPTLPASSHYFYVVGGKTIKSAFPNLEITFFSSQKMIVKAIIAKNQQNPTACFILHGQFNVWIWLAIALGKLPAENIIWHIWGADLYEVSASWKFRLFYPIRRFAQRKLKQVWATRGDLDYFWRNIRSRSEQDRLIYFATKLPDRRSVQTVKNGQLTILLGNSGDPSNNHIQAIKEIQQRLGNNVRIIVPMGYPANNECYIQQVEAEGKRLFSAENLQILREKLEFDEYLLLLSQCDLGYFNFERQQGIGTICLLIQQNIPCVLHPNNPFGLDMQAEQVPYLLAENMTFSKIQAAKQQLGDMNKNNIAFFPQTYLKLWQTQLTELIHNE
- the glnA gene encoding type I glutamate--ammonia ligase; the protein is MSNAIANVSKLIQDNDIKFVLLKFTDIKGKEHGVSLPVSLVANDLEDLFEEGKMFDGSSVEGWKAINKADMLLMPIAETAVVDPFARIPTLTIRCSIYDPNTMQSYDRDPRSIATRAENYLKSTGIADSVMFGPEPEFFLFDDVRFSTEANNVSYKIDDVEAAWNTNRKFEDGNNGYRPLKKGGYCAVAPIDTAHDIRSEMCLLMEEMGLVIEAHHHEVATAGQNEIATRFNSLTLKADETQIYKYIVQNVAVEHGKTACFMPKPFAGDNGSGMHCNMSLSKDGKNVFMGDKYAGLSETALYYIGGIIKHAKALNAFTNPTTNSYKRLVPGFEAPVLLAYSASNRSASIRIPAVTSPKATRVEARFPDPMANPYLCFAALLMAGLDGVINKIHPGDAMDKNLYDLPPEELKDIPTVASSLEVALDALSNDFEFLTQGGVFTKDFIEAYIGIRRKEVERVNMTPHPVEFELYYA
- the rffA gene encoding dTDP-4-amino-4,6-dideoxygalactose transaminase, whose protein sequence is MTLNFIPFNRPPIVGSELHFMQKAMATGKLSGGGEFTQGCERWLEQHLTHSKVLLTPSCTAALEMAAILLDIQAGDEVIMPSYTFVSSANAFVLRGAKIVFVDIRPDTMNLDENLIEQAITPKTKAIVAVHYAGVACEMEKIMAVAQKHLLFVVEDAAQGVNAFYQGGALGSIGHIGCYSFHETKNYSAGGEGGAIVLNDPALIARAEILREKGTDRSRFFRGEVDKYHWQDIGSSFLMSEIQAAYLYAQLEVAEQINQKRLALWQHYQQAFSPLEQTGKVALPKIPEHCQHNGHLFYLKLDDLSERSAFISFMKARGILAVFHYVPLHSSPAGQKFGRFSGEDRFTTKESERLVRLPLFYNLSEQEQDRVIKAVIEFMQK
- the rffC gene encoding dTDP-4-amino-4,6-dideoxy-D-galactose acyltransferase — protein: MMTEQIADKWLSDFFGREIIQAKVPAEDVAQIEQLQQQGFQFVEGEIEFALELANFSPKMTACTPAELAALTELKSLFGSAFPNSRFRPPYFSLQENQRFYQKWIEAAVKGEFDDICLVQKNAQGQIQGGVTVRLEQHQHAKIGLLTIAPNFQKQGIGSALLNAAASWAKQQNVKQLNIATQTNNLAAIRLYQRAGASIQAVNYWFYFANDNTQQDVCNTPLHRGER
- the wecC gene encoding UDP-N-acetyl-D-mannosamine dehydrogenase; its protein translation is MTKFNRICIVGLGYIGLPTAAAFANVGRKVIGSDINPHTVSTINQGKIHIVEPKLEEAVAQAVKNGCFFATDKPQPADAFIIAVPTPLNARQPDLSYIRNAALAIAPHLRQSNLVALESTSPVGTTEQLAQWLSEARPDLQFPADVHIAYCPERVLPGKIMTEIIENDRIIGGLSEKCSQQAVDLYQLFAKGECVKTTARTAEMCKLVENSFRDVNIAFANELSMLCDELNINVWELIELANRHPRVNILEPGAGVGGHCIAVDPWFIVKKSPELARLIRTAREVNDSKPNWVFEKIKATVAECAAEKDCKPSELTIACLGLAFKPDIDDLRESPALQITQKVAAWHKGKVLAAEPNIQHIELENAELVKLDFALKQADILVLLVDHSLFKQIPAEQISQRFMVDCRGVWRK